Proteins from a genomic interval of uncultured Desulfuromusa sp.:
- a CDS encoding endonuclease/exonuclease/phosphatase family protein, with translation MAEKKLTLATWNIHMAIGSDGQRNLSRVVTVIRQLQAEVVGLQEVDNQLEKGRDDLQNMAEQTGMQVIAGPIMQRTRGDYGNALLTSLPVHNVERYDLSFKRREPRGLLIAELDWQGSPLQVAVTHLGLRPSERRDQVRRLCNHLVEKERTPLVLMGDFNEWFIWGRPLRQLKRHFGAIRSPATFPSRWPLLQLDHVLVKPLQCLVRKEVYCEPLARQASDHLPLVAEVCFVEPDAPLRSASRL, from the coding sequence ATGGCTGAGAAGAAGCTGACGCTGGCTACTTGGAATATTCACATGGCGATCGGCAGCGATGGTCAGCGAAATCTGTCGCGAGTGGTGACCGTTATTCGGCAATTGCAGGCTGAAGTGGTCGGTTTGCAGGAAGTCGATAACCAACTTGAAAAAGGCCGAGATGATCTTCAGAATATGGCTGAACAGACGGGCATGCAGGTGATTGCTGGACCGATCATGCAGCGTACCCGCGGTGATTACGGCAATGCTTTGTTGACCTCATTACCGGTGCACAATGTTGAACGCTACGATCTCAGTTTCAAACGACGTGAACCACGCGGCTTACTGATTGCCGAACTCGATTGGCAGGGGAGCCCATTACAGGTCGCAGTGACTCATCTGGGATTGCGGCCCAGTGAGCGCCGTGATCAGGTTCGGCGCCTGTGCAATCATTTGGTGGAAAAGGAACGTACGCCGCTTGTGTTGATGGGAGATTTCAACGAGTGGTTTATCTGGGGCAGACCGTTACGCCAGCTGAAACGGCACTTTGGCGCAATTCGCTCACCGGCAACATTTCCATCACGCTGGCCGCTGCTGCAGCTCGACCATGTGCTGGTCAAACCATTGCAGTGCCTGGTGCGCAAAGAGGTCTACTGCGAACCGCTGGCTCGACAGGCCTCCGATCATCTGCCGCTGGTTGCCGAAGTGTGCTTTGTTGAGCCGGACGCGCCATTGAGGAGTGCTTCACGACTTTGA
- the gspM gene encoding type II secretion system protein GspM, with amino-acid sequence MLNRIDQLEKREKLYLLVGIIVILATIIFYGIYQPYHQQLIRLDKKIASKQSQLKEVRNLQAEYQSLQKQVDNTQKKMSTGGSLSPLAKVEELASNVVSREKLSYIRPQPPQIQEDIRVDNLDIKLEKLSLEQMLQLLWEIEAPESQMQIKNFRSKKRFDNSSEIDLTMTISVYGKN; translated from the coding sequence GTGCTTAATCGTATCGATCAACTGGAAAAGCGTGAGAAACTCTATCTCCTTGTCGGGATAATTGTCATTCTTGCAACCATCATCTTTTATGGGATCTATCAGCCCTATCATCAGCAGTTGATACGTCTGGATAAAAAGATCGCCAGCAAACAGTCCCAGCTCAAGGAAGTCAGAAACCTGCAAGCCGAGTATCAGTCCCTGCAAAAACAAGTGGACAACACCCAAAAGAAAATGAGCACAGGAGGTTCACTGTCACCATTGGCTAAGGTTGAAGAGCTCGCATCCAATGTTGTCAGCCGGGAAAAATTAAGCTATATCCGTCCGCAACCACCCCAGATTCAAGAAGATATCCGTGTCGATAACCTCGACATAAAACTGGAAAAATTATCACTCGAACAGATGTTACAGTTACTCTGGGAGATTGAAGCTCCTGAAAGCCAGATGCAGATCAAAAATTTTCGGTCCAAAAAAAGATTCGACAACTCTTCAGAAATCGACCTCACAATGACAATCTCTGTCTATGGTAAGAACTGA
- a CDS encoding prepilin-type N-terminal cleavage/methylation domain-containing protein: protein MALLSTHKVNRSTRTEAAGFTLLEVMIAIAIISIALISLQALNIRTIATHERLQRMTQATLLAQHKLSEVESLSGGEVFQDTDQGIFAEPFEQYKWQTRFTDTPLDSVRMVTVEVIWGDGEKNEIVSIDSFIF from the coding sequence ATGGCGTTATTATCAACTCATAAAGTCAATAGATCCACAAGAACCGAAGCCGCTGGATTTACTCTGCTTGAAGTGATGATCGCAATCGCCATCATCAGTATTGCGCTGATATCCCTTCAGGCACTTAATATTCGGACCATTGCAACCCATGAGCGCTTACAAAGGATGACTCAGGCAACCCTGTTGGCTCAGCATAAGTTGAGTGAAGTGGAATCCCTCTCAGGTGGGGAGGTTTTTCAGGACACAGACCAAGGAATCTTTGCGGAGCCGTTTGAGCAATATAAATGGCAAACCCGTTTCACAGACACTCCGCTGGATTCGGTACGGATGGTCACAGTTGAGGTCATATGGGGAGATGGAGAGAAAAATGAGATTGTATCCATTGATTCTTTCATCTTTTGA
- the gspK gene encoding type II secretion system minor pseudopilin GspK gives MMTNKKHEKGMALLLVLIIVTLLTSILMELSYSTLIEQRLTETFRDSTRAYFLARGGITAGQTLVSSDKNEYDAPTESWGSGIANYPVGEGFISLAVEDLGGKLALNSLVVGNNPQAVVIDRFYRLLSELEVDEPAELTAAVIDWLDSGDTPYQQVQTDGQELTVSGAENIYYQSLETPYACKNGPMESLEELLLVKGFTEDVFNIVSPYLSANGTKLININTAASQVLTSLSANISAQSIELITDSRSGNPVKTINDLQTMLAEDQFSLLKTLSNQGLLGTTSSFYKITAEAVINDGRCALETLFDKTSKSLSYIRTI, from the coding sequence ATGATGACAAACAAAAAGCATGAAAAGGGGATGGCGTTACTTCTTGTTTTAATTATTGTGACATTGTTAACCTCGATCCTGATGGAACTGTCATATTCCACATTGATTGAGCAGCGACTGACGGAAACGTTCAGGGACAGTACCAGAGCCTATTTTCTCGCCCGTGGCGGCATCACCGCCGGGCAGACATTAGTTTCATCTGATAAGAATGAATATGATGCTCCCACTGAATCCTGGGGTAGCGGCATTGCCAACTATCCCGTGGGAGAAGGTTTTATCTCTTTGGCGGTAGAAGATTTAGGCGGGAAACTCGCTCTCAACTCCCTGGTGGTCGGCAACAATCCGCAAGCAGTTGTTATCGACCGTTTTTACAGACTGTTATCAGAACTTGAGGTTGATGAGCCGGCTGAATTAACAGCTGCCGTCATTGACTGGCTTGATTCCGGAGATACCCCTTATCAACAAGTGCAGACAGATGGTCAGGAATTGACTGTCTCCGGAGCTGAGAATATCTATTATCAGAGCCTGGAAACGCCCTATGCATGTAAAAATGGTCCAATGGAGTCACTTGAAGAACTGCTGTTGGTGAAAGGATTTACTGAGGACGTTTTCAACATTGTCAGCCCGTATTTATCAGCAAACGGTACCAAGCTGATCAATATTAATACTGCTGCCTCCCAAGTCCTCACATCTCTTAGCGCAAACATCAGTGCACAAAGTATAGAACTTATTACTGATAGCCGGTCCGGCAACCCGGTTAAGACAATTAACGACTTGCAGACCATGCTGGCAGAAGATCAGTTCAGCCTGTTAAAAACGTTATCCAATCAAGGGCTTCTCGGGACCACAAGCAGTTTTTATAAAATTACCGCAGAAGCCGTTATCAACGACGGAAGATGTGCTCTTGAAACCCTGTTCGACAAAACCAGCAAATCCTTGTCTTACATAAGGACAATCTGA
- a CDS encoding prepilin-type N-terminal cleavage/methylation domain-containing protein: MLISIAGNSKKSSGFTLLELTIVLFLVGLFSVIVLPRFSHIGEGELQHSARRLSWTIKYLFNEAALSSRNIASFTIWMTILTGA; the protein is encoded by the coding sequence ATGCTGATATCAATAGCTGGGAACTCTAAAAAGTCTTCCGGCTTTACCCTTCTGGAGTTGACCATCGTTCTCTTTCTGGTGGGGCTGTTTTCAGTCATTGTCCTTCCCCGTTTTTCTCATATCGGGGAAGGCGAGCTGCAACATTCTGCCAGAAGATTGTCTTGGACGATTAAATATTTATTTAATGAAGCCGCCCTCTCATCCCGGAACATCGCATCATTTACAATCTGGATGACGATACTTACCGGGGCATGA
- the gspG gene encoding type II secretion system major pseudopilin GspG encodes MKKRCRDTRGFTLIEIMVVVVILGILASIVVPKLLDRPDQAKITKAQLDIKGLEESLGMFKLDNGFFPSTEQGLNALVTIPDSGRIPSKYPDGGYLKKVPKDPWEGDYLYLSPGAHSKDYDLISYGADGEPGGEGIDADINSWEL; translated from the coding sequence ATGAAAAAAAGATGCAGAGACACACGAGGATTTACACTGATTGAAATTATGGTTGTAGTCGTCATTCTGGGAATATTGGCCTCAATTGTGGTGCCGAAACTTCTCGACCGTCCTGACCAGGCGAAAATAACCAAGGCCCAGCTCGACATTAAAGGCTTAGAGGAATCACTGGGGATGTTCAAGCTGGATAACGGCTTCTTCCCTTCCACAGAGCAAGGACTCAATGCCCTTGTTACAATCCCGGACAGCGGTCGGATTCCATCCAAGTACCCTGATGGCGGTTATCTGAAAAAAGTCCCCAAGGACCCATGGGAGGGAGATTACCTGTACCTGTCACCGGGAGCACACAGCAAGGACTATGATCTCATCTCGTACGGTGCCGACGGGGAACCGGGGGGCGAAGGGATTGATGCTGATATCAATAGCTGGGAACTCTAA
- the gabD gene encoding NADP-dependent succinate-semialdehyde dehydrogenase, with protein MKILNDPSLFHQQCYIDGQWTDADDKQTLAVTNPANGETIANVSKMGAAETKRAINAAHKALQSWKKKTAQERAKLLYRWFELILENQEDLAILMTLEQGKPLQEARGEISYAASFIEWYAEEAKRIYGDIIPEQERNTKILVLKEPVGVCAAITPWNFPSAMITRKSGPALAAGCTMVLKPASATPCSALALAELSARAGIPRGVLNVVVGSSAAIGQEITSSPIVRKLSFTGSTEIGKELIAACAGTVKKISMELGGNAPFIVFEDADLDAAVEGAIISKYRNTGQTCVCTNRFLVQDSIYDIFAEKLATAVSRMQIGHGLSEGSQQGPLIDRQAVKTVEQHIDDAMQQGARLVTGGKPHALGENFFEPTVLADVTPSMRIAHEETFGPVAPLFRFQSEKEAIAMANDTEFGLAAYFYTRDLARSWRVGQELEYGIIGLNTGLISNASAPFGGIKESGLGREGSRYGIEDYLEIKYLCMGGIH; from the coding sequence ATGAAAATACTGAACGACCCATCCCTATTTCATCAGCAGTGTTACATCGATGGACAATGGACTGATGCCGATGACAAACAAACCTTGGCAGTAACAAATCCAGCCAATGGCGAAACCATTGCCAACGTTTCGAAAATGGGAGCCGCAGAAACCAAGAGGGCAATTAATGCCGCCCACAAGGCCCTGCAATCATGGAAGAAAAAAACCGCTCAAGAGCGTGCAAAATTACTATATCGATGGTTTGAGCTTATCCTGGAAAACCAGGAAGATCTCGCGATCCTCATGACTCTTGAACAGGGTAAACCGCTTCAGGAAGCACGTGGGGAAATCTCCTACGCCGCATCATTTATCGAATGGTATGCCGAGGAAGCCAAACGAATTTATGGTGATATCATTCCCGAGCAGGAAAGAAATACGAAAATTTTGGTTTTAAAAGAGCCGGTGGGTGTTTGTGCCGCGATAACACCATGGAATTTCCCCTCCGCAATGATTACCCGTAAATCAGGTCCTGCACTTGCGGCCGGGTGCACCATGGTTCTAAAGCCCGCCAGCGCTACACCTTGTTCGGCTTTAGCCCTGGCTGAACTTTCGGCGCGTGCAGGAATTCCGCGAGGAGTCCTCAACGTGGTGGTGGGTTCTTCCGCTGCAATTGGCCAAGAGATAACGTCCAGCCCCATCGTGCGGAAATTATCCTTTACCGGATCCACGGAAATCGGCAAGGAACTGATCGCTGCCTGCGCCGGGACGGTCAAAAAGATTTCCATGGAACTCGGTGGAAATGCACCCTTTATCGTTTTTGAAGATGCAGACCTGGATGCGGCGGTCGAAGGTGCGATCATTTCAAAATATCGTAATACCGGACAGACCTGTGTATGCACAAACCGCTTCCTTGTACAGGATAGCATCTACGACATCTTTGCAGAAAAACTGGCGACTGCAGTTTCACGCATGCAAATTGGCCATGGATTATCCGAAGGTTCCCAGCAAGGACCGCTGATTGACCGCCAAGCGGTAAAAACAGTTGAACAGCATATCGATGATGCGATGCAGCAAGGAGCGCGGCTGGTGACTGGTGGCAAACCTCATGCCCTGGGCGAAAACTTTTTTGAACCGACAGTATTGGCCGACGTGACGCCTTCGATGCGCATTGCCCACGAGGAAACCTTTGGCCCGGTTGCACCCCTTTTCCGCTTCCAGTCTGAAAAGGAAGCCATTGCGATGGCGAATGATACGGAGTTTGGACTGGCAGCCTATTTCTATACACGCGACCTGGCAAGAAGCTGGCGTGTTGGACAAGAACTTGAGTATGGCATTATCGGCCTTAACACCGGCCTGATTTCTAATGCTTCCGCGCCATTCGGAGGCATAAAAGAATCCGGACTCGGCCGAGAGGGGAGTCGCTATGGAATAGAAGATTACCTTGAAATAAAGTACCTCTGTATGGGCGGTATTCATTGA
- a CDS encoding prepilin-type N-terminal cleavage/methylation domain-containing protein, whose amino-acid sequence MRLYPLILSSFDRPAAEQPKGFTLVEVLVAISIFTIAITSIYGVFTSISASKDRLDLNSETYHQARVVLDRIGREVHGIYKHSLDDANILKGGFNEKGQVFLELSTTATVATNIDGKGFASVRYELVEDNESEEGSYVIMRTEEPLLGTVGLDDFPAMRMATGIKSLSVRYFSDSDWSDKWDQSLQGFPDMLEIMITAYDKEGGEIPFLTAFKLPAAGS is encoded by the coding sequence ATGAGATTGTATCCATTGATTCTTTCATCTTTTGATAGACCGGCTGCAGAACAGCCCAAGGGCTTTACCCTGGTGGAGGTTCTGGTTGCTATCAGTATTTTTACCATTGCCATCACATCAATATACGGGGTCTTTACCTCCATCAGCGCCTCAAAGGACAGGCTCGACCTCAATAGTGAGACCTACCACCAGGCGCGCGTGGTTCTCGACAGAATTGGTCGTGAAGTGCATGGCATTTATAAACATAGTCTTGATGATGCAAATATCTTAAAGGGCGGATTCAATGAAAAAGGCCAAGTCTTTCTTGAACTCAGTACCACCGCAACCGTTGCGACAAACATCGATGGAAAGGGATTTGCCTCTGTCCGTTATGAGTTGGTTGAAGATAATGAAAGTGAAGAGGGAAGCTATGTTATCATGCGCACAGAAGAACCTCTTCTGGGAACCGTAGGGCTTGACGATTTCCCGGCGATGCGGATGGCAACAGGGATTAAAAGTTTAAGCGTGCGGTATTTTTCAGACAGTGACTGGTCGGACAAGTGGGACCAGAGCCTCCAGGGTTTTCCGGATATGCTGGAGATCATGATCACAGCCTACGATAAAGAGGGTGGCGAAATCCCGTTTTTGACGGCATTCAAGCTCCCTGCGGCCGGATCTTGA
- the gspL gene encoding type II secretion system protein GspL: MKKRFLGLDIGSTSCYLTLLEYEKNELKAVRFYSSKGDELADQLIELYDHVDRHLGISDRVAAALPAKTAYVRKLELPFRDSKKIMAAIPFSLSSQIPVSIDDCLTSAIINNKSTKDLSHVTAAAIPRDRVEKVLSSAAEAEMPLHILDLPPFSLMPLVAQKTQDAILITINSQETLISFIRSGQLEDYQLLPKQIQPAAKGDIQNISRAIKTLTAHDKDMNLPVLIVGDGDIETLATHLNDIGYDAQELALNLAGEIVPPAYFHATSLAFRASGAKEQKSFNFRSGIYALKGEWQKLKRALWLTAALTIISALVVTTTAMIQYRTRVNQLDILQKEMTQLFQQTFSTQTVIVDIPLQMKSSIRQLREKMNFIGGSQPQILPLLKLLSDATENVAFAVEELTIGSNEVKVSGSAPSFDAINKVTEQLETSALIQKAQVAEAQMALKGEKINFRLILDLVPN; this comes from the coding sequence ATGAAAAAACGATTTCTTGGCTTAGACATTGGAAGCACCAGCTGTTATTTGACTCTTTTGGAATACGAAAAGAACGAATTGAAAGCAGTTCGTTTTTATAGCAGCAAAGGTGATGAATTAGCGGATCAACTGATAGAGTTGTATGATCATGTCGATCGTCACCTTGGCATCAGTGACCGCGTCGCTGCAGCCTTACCGGCAAAAACAGCCTATGTCCGTAAGCTGGAGCTCCCCTTTCGCGACAGCAAAAAAATAATGGCGGCGATCCCTTTCTCTTTGAGCTCACAGATACCGGTTTCTATTGACGATTGCCTCACCAGCGCCATCATAAACAACAAATCCACCAAGGATTTATCCCACGTGACCGCAGCGGCAATTCCCAGAGACAGGGTCGAAAAAGTTCTCAGCTCTGCGGCTGAAGCTGAAATGCCCCTGCATATACTGGATCTGCCGCCATTTTCGCTGATGCCCCTTGTTGCACAAAAGACCCAGGATGCCATCCTGATTACAATCAATTCCCAGGAAACACTTATCAGCTTCATCCGGTCAGGACAACTGGAAGACTATCAGCTTCTGCCAAAACAGATACAGCCAGCGGCCAAAGGTGATATTCAAAATATTTCGCGAGCAATAAAGACCCTGACAGCTCACGATAAAGACATGAATCTACCGGTGCTTATTGTCGGCGATGGCGACATTGAAACACTAGCAACCCACCTGAATGATATCGGTTATGATGCTCAAGAACTGGCCCTGAACTTAGCTGGTGAAATTGTCCCACCGGCTTATTTTCACGCCACCTCTCTCGCCTTTCGAGCCTCCGGGGCGAAAGAACAGAAGTCGTTTAACTTCCGCAGTGGTATATACGCCTTAAAAGGGGAGTGGCAAAAACTTAAAAGGGCTTTGTGGCTGACCGCCGCCCTGACCATCATCAGTGCCCTGGTTGTCACAACAACAGCTATGATTCAATATCGAACCAGAGTGAATCAGCTGGACATCCTCCAGAAAGAGATGACACAGCTGTTCCAGCAGACATTTTCAACGCAAACTGTGATCGTCGACATCCCCTTGCAGATGAAAAGCAGTATCAGACAGCTCCGTGAAAAAATGAACTTTATAGGCGGCTCCCAACCGCAAATTCTGCCATTGCTGAAGCTCCTTTCAGATGCGACTGAAAACGTCGCATTTGCAGTCGAAGAACTGACGATCGGATCCAACGAAGTCAAGGTCAGTGGAAGTGCCCCCTCATTTGATGCGATCAACAAAGTCACAGAGCAGCTGGAGACATCAGCACTGATTCAAAAGGCCCAGGTGGCTGAGGCGCAGATGGCACTCAAAGGTGAAAAAATCAACTTTCGACTCATTCTGGACCTTGTCCCAAACTAG
- a CDS encoding sigma 54-interacting transcriptional regulator, with product MVDELPLPSGKALLAAQSEYCVSLINSFNQAMFSIDSKGTIQLANLLAREWFDCHPGRSIIQVFPGIWPQLSTAFTSGARKTELPLRLHSRNYIVHFSLLSETAPLTSAACVLERIPHLNIFHNEQEMSLALETLIDSTSDGLCICNHEGEILRINRTSARFYGADTKEMIGRNVTDLVAEGLIDQSAAWEVIKRGEVSNLLQQRGDRKLLVTGTPIHDNSGNLLWVVVSEKDVTEIDTLRRDLEEQKAIKDEFQMQVLNLQNIAFEGREIIYRTPNMIRAIQQALKVSKVDSSVLILGESGVGKGIIADLIHKNSNRANMPIIKINCGAIPESLIESELFGYEKGAFTGAQSSKPGYFEIADGGLLFLDEIAELPHSAQVKLLHFLEDGELTRLGGTGAKKVDVRIIAATHRNLEKMIRQRKFRHDLYYRLNVIPIHLPALRERKDCILPMIHHFLNHFCAQTHTQKHLTQAATEALLRYDYPGNVRELMNLCERLVVMSETEIIDLPDIPPHVTGKNMEKKGELTHEWPEQMSLQQIIESVEREVLSLGLKKHFNQARMAEALDVNQSTITRKLKRYGIR from the coding sequence ATGGTGGATGAGCTGCCCCTTCCTTCAGGAAAAGCATTGCTCGCGGCACAAAGCGAATACTGTGTCTCCCTTATCAACAGCTTTAACCAGGCAATGTTCAGCATTGATTCGAAAGGGACGATTCAGCTCGCAAATCTATTGGCCCGTGAATGGTTTGACTGTCATCCGGGAAGATCCATCATCCAAGTTTTTCCCGGCATTTGGCCCCAACTTTCCACAGCATTCACTTCCGGTGCACGAAAAACAGAATTACCGCTACGGTTACACTCCAGAAATTACATCGTTCATTTCTCCTTACTGAGCGAGACGGCCCCGTTGACCAGCGCGGCCTGCGTTCTTGAAAGAATCCCTCATCTCAATATTTTCCATAATGAGCAGGAAATGAGTTTGGCGCTGGAAACTCTTATCGACTCAACATCGGACGGTCTCTGCATTTGCAATCATGAAGGAGAAATATTACGCATCAATCGAACCTCAGCCCGCTTTTATGGGGCCGATACAAAGGAAATGATCGGCAGAAACGTCACAGATCTTGTTGCAGAGGGACTCATTGATCAATCGGCAGCATGGGAAGTCATCAAGCGTGGGGAGGTCAGCAACCTGTTACAACAAAGAGGCGACCGCAAACTTCTGGTTACGGGAACGCCGATCCATGACAATTCCGGAAATCTGCTCTGGGTCGTCGTCAGCGAAAAAGATGTCACTGAAATAGACACTCTTCGCAGAGACCTGGAGGAGCAGAAGGCCATAAAAGACGAATTTCAAATGCAAGTGTTAAACCTGCAGAATATTGCTTTTGAAGGCCGTGAAATCATCTACAGAACTCCCAACATGATCAGGGCCATTCAGCAGGCACTGAAAGTCAGCAAAGTGGATTCTTCAGTTCTTATTCTCGGTGAATCAGGAGTTGGTAAAGGGATTATCGCAGATCTGATCCATAAAAATTCCAATCGTGCCAACATGCCCATTATCAAAATCAATTGTGGTGCCATCCCGGAGTCGCTGATTGAATCGGAGTTATTCGGCTATGAGAAAGGTGCTTTTACCGGTGCTCAAAGCAGCAAACCCGGATACTTCGAAATTGCCGATGGCGGCTTGTTGTTTCTGGATGAAATTGCGGAACTTCCTCATTCCGCACAAGTGAAATTACTGCACTTTCTGGAGGATGGCGAACTAACGCGACTCGGAGGGACGGGAGCAAAGAAAGTTGACGTCCGTATCATAGCTGCGACCCACCGTAATTTGGAGAAAATGATCCGACAGCGGAAGTTTCGCCATGATCTTTATTATCGCCTGAACGTTATCCCGATCCACCTCCCCGCACTCAGAGAACGAAAAGACTGTATTCTGCCAATGATCCATCACTTCCTGAACCATTTTTGTGCCCAAACCCATACCCAAAAACACCTGACACAGGCAGCGACCGAGGCCTTGCTCCGCTATGATTATCCCGGCAATGTCAGAGAGTTGATGAACCTTTGCGAGCGACTGGTTGTGATGAGCGAAACAGAAATCATAGATCTGCCTGACATTCCGCCTCACGTTACTGGCAAAAACATGGAAAAGAAGGGTGAACTTACCCATGAATGGCCCGAACAGATGTCCCTGCAGCAAATCATCGAGAGTGTCGAAAGGGAAGTTTTGTCTCTTGGTCTTAAAAAGCACTTCAACCAGGCGCGCATGGCTGAAGCGCTGGATGTCAACCAGTCAACCATCACCCGCAAATTGAAACGCTATGGCATTCGCTGA
- the gspN gene encoding type II secretion system protein GspN, which produces MKYTVSTLFNKSKIILLTLILFSLGLFAGILFSFPEAKVKQIIISSLETQGQVSVTQGDINISLFGIDGSNLQIQPENPLLPTIPIKSLAITPHWLSLLSKNPGGHLDMQLFDGTLTADIYRDGTLNLAASELNLASLSLTDQTLTITGQLAEMSLSSVVPLQKTSDSLISLSLKDINIARNSDLKLAINLGDIVINGTGRGRAFKITSLQAAEGDLAISGRGRILLGKSLPSSKINLKMEIRPQETADPMIVELLQLGTRKTADGSYELSLSGSLSDL; this is translated from the coding sequence ATGAAATACACCGTATCAACGTTATTCAATAAATCAAAAATAATCTTGCTCACCCTTATCCTGTTTTCACTTGGGTTGTTTGCAGGAATTCTTTTCTCTTTCCCTGAAGCTAAGGTTAAACAGATAATCATATCGTCGCTGGAAACCCAAGGCCAGGTCTCCGTGACCCAGGGGGATATCAATATTTCCCTGTTCGGTATTGATGGCTCCAATTTGCAGATTCAACCGGAAAATCCGCTTTTGCCAACAATTCCGATCAAGTCGCTGGCCATAACTCCGCATTGGCTCTCCCTGTTGTCAAAGAATCCCGGCGGACATCTGGACATGCAGTTGTTTGACGGAACACTCACAGCAGATATCTATCGCGATGGAACCTTAAATCTGGCAGCGTCCGAACTCAACCTCGCTTCTCTGTCACTCACAGATCAAACATTGACAATAACCGGTCAACTGGCAGAGATGTCGCTGTCAAGCGTGGTTCCATTGCAAAAAACTTCTGACAGTCTCATCAGCTTGTCTCTCAAAGATATCAATATCGCCAGAAACAGTGACTTAAAATTAGCAATCAACCTCGGTGATATCGTTATTAACGGGACAGGACGTGGACGCGCCTTCAAGATTACTTCTCTTCAAGCAGCCGAGGGAGACTTGGCTATTTCAGGCCGAGGAAGAATCCTGCTGGGGAAAAGCCTACCCTCATCAAAAATCAACTTGAAAATGGAGATTCGCCCACAAGAGACAGCAGACCCCATGATTGTAGAATTGCTGCAGTTAGGCACGAGAAAAACTGCTGACGGCAGTTATGAGTTAAGCCTCTCTGGCTCTTTATCTGATTTGTGA
- a CDS encoding rhodanese-like domain-containing protein has translation MKKVFQMMTMVLFLTLSLSVPAFAYQYMTAAEVKQNMAEKTPMTLVDIQVEDEFNQHHIIGAKATYAYPVKSEADRSKMTPVITPLLSNNDLAVVVCPRGGGGAKRAYDLLVKSGVAEDRVYILKKGQAEWPYPELLDAAH, from the coding sequence ATGAAAAAAGTGTTTCAAATGATGACTATGGTTCTGTTTTTAACCCTCTCTCTGTCCGTTCCGGCTTTTGCATATCAATATATGACTGCTGCAGAGGTCAAACAAAATATGGCTGAAAAGACTCCGATGACACTGGTCGATATTCAGGTCGAAGATGAATTTAACCAACATCATATCATTGGTGCTAAGGCGACCTATGCCTACCCGGTCAAAAGCGAGGCTGATCGCAGTAAAATGACACCCGTGATCACTCCCCTTCTCAGTAACAACGATCTGGCTGTGGTGGTATGCCCCCGAGGTGGTGGAGGTGCCAAACGTGCTTACGATCTACTGGTGAAATCCGGTGTTGCTGAAGATCGGGTTTATATTTTGAAGAAGGGTCAAGCTGAATGGCCATATCCTGAATTGCTGGATGCTGCTCACTAA